Proteins encoded in a region of the Watersipora subatra chromosome 5, tzWatSuba1.1, whole genome shotgun sequence genome:
- the LOC137397562 gene encoding carbohydrate sulfotransferase 12-like, with protein MEDEGRTWKGNVHEAATEIGLSKLAKETKVERDYMSFLDVYRPTNRLIIVRNPWARLVSAYQDKIVKENWSLKQLCVEGEKFSEPKSATFAMFAECLATSDRKVMWNSHIHPFTSLCAICHMDYNIIVRLEDMEVAEPFILDQLKFKLHPKYQPPAKGMFSNTYSEFYSNIPEETISLLTDIYKDDINLFGYPETPFEW; from the exons AGCTGCAACTGAAATTGGCCTCAGCAAGTTGGCGAAAGAAACGAAGGTAGAGCGTGACTATATGAGCTTCTTGGATGTGTACCGCCCCACCAACCGACTCATCATTGTTAGAAACCCTTGGGCTAGGCTTGTTTCAGCATATCAAGATAAAATTGTTAAAGAAAACTGGTCTCTCAAG CAACTATGTGTTGAAGGAGAAAAATTTTCAGAACCAAAATCAGCTACTTTTGCCATGTTTGCCGAGTGCCTAGCAACAAGTGACAGAAAAGTTATGTGGAACTCTCACATACACCCATTCACATCTTTGTGTGCGATTTGTCACATGGACTACAATATTATAG TGAGACTAGAGGACATGGAAGTAGCTGAACCATTCATTTTAGACCAGCTAAAATTTAAACTTCACCCCAAATACCAGCCTCCAGCCAAAGGCATGTTTAGCAATACTTACTCCGAGTTCTATTCGAATATCCCAGAGGAGACTATTTCTCTTCTCACTGATATTTATAAGGATGACATCAATTTGTTTGGTTATCCAGAAACTCCATTTGAATGGTAA